One genomic window of Bradyrhizobium sp. B124 includes the following:
- a CDS encoding LamB/YcsF family protein codes for MVVINCDMGEAYGLYKMGDDKALMPHIDVANVACGFHASDFNHMRKTVQLAKQFGVKVGAHPSLPDLQGFGRREMKIGREELTNCLLYQIGALKAFLDAEGMALNHIKPHGALYGMASRNEDIAEAVADAADVYKVPLLGMKGTLHQQVYERRGHAFVAEYYADLDYNADGSLIITREHEAKDPADAATRCARAVNEGKTRTVAGNDIVVGADSICIHSDTPNAVAIAEAVREAVRPYLTAR; via the coding sequence ATGGTCGTGATCAACTGCGACATGGGCGAGGCATATGGCCTCTACAAGATGGGCGACGACAAGGCATTGATGCCCCATATCGACGTCGCTAACGTCGCCTGCGGCTTTCATGCCTCCGACTTCAACCACATGCGCAAGACAGTGCAACTCGCCAAGCAATTCGGCGTCAAGGTCGGCGCGCATCCCTCGTTGCCGGATCTGCAGGGATTTGGCCGCCGGGAAATGAAGATCGGCCGCGAGGAGTTGACCAACTGCCTGCTCTACCAGATCGGCGCCCTCAAGGCGTTCCTGGATGCCGAAGGCATGGCGCTCAATCATATCAAGCCGCACGGCGCACTCTATGGCATGGCGTCGCGCAACGAGGACATCGCAGAAGCCGTGGCTGACGCCGCCGATGTCTACAAGGTGCCGCTGCTCGGCATGAAGGGAACGCTGCACCAGCAGGTCTATGAGCGCCGCGGCCACGCCTTCGTCGCCGAGTACTATGCCGACCTCGACTACAATGCCGACGGCAGCCTGATCATCACGCGCGAGCACGAGGCAAAGGATCCGGCCGACGCCGCTACCCGATGCGCGAGAGCCGTCAACGAGGGCAAGACGCGTACGGTGGCGGGAAACGACATCGTGGTCGGCGCCGATTCGATCTGCATTCACTCCGACACGCCGAACGCCGTCGCCATCGCGGAGGCCGTCCGCGAAGCGGTTCGTCCTTATCTCACCGCACGCTGA
- a CDS encoding acetyl-CoA carboxylase yields MATQQIFSPLPGIFYRKPAPDKPVYKNDGDVVAESDTIGLIEVMKSFNEVKAGAAGKIVRFLAENEDAVMAGQPIAEIDV; encoded by the coding sequence ATGGCAACGCAGCAGATCTTCTCGCCGCTCCCGGGCATCTTTTACCGCAAGCCCGCCCCCGACAAGCCGGTCTACAAGAACGACGGCGACGTCGTCGCGGAGAGCGACACGATCGGGCTCATCGAGGTGATGAAATCGTTTAATGAGGTGAAGGCCGGCGCCGCCGGCAAGATCGTTCGCTTCCTCGCCGAGAACGAGGATGCCGTGATGGCCGGCCAGCCGATCGCCGAGATCGACGTTTGA
- a CDS encoding acetyl-CoA carboxylase biotin carboxylase subunit, with the protein MAIKKLLIANRGEIAVRIIRAARDLGIAAVQVYSKADKDSLAVRLADESVDIGPPQASKSYLNQAVILAAAQGSGADAIHPGYGFLAENAEFAAAVEAAGLIFVGPTAQSIRLMGDKVAAREAAASAGVPTVPGSQGRLESAEAAFALVEKTGFPVMIKAAAGGGGRGIRIARSAEEFHHLMPQAQAEALAAFGDGGLYVEKLIEGARHIEVQVLGDGRDVIHCFERECSLQRRRQKVWEEAPSPSLTQAVREKLCTSAVALAKAVNYRGAGTLEYLYDDRTGEFYFLEMNTRIQVEHPVTEMVTGIDLVCEMIRIAGGEPLRIHQDAVRVSGHSIEVRINAEDPARNFLPNPGTVSALNVPGGDGVRFDSMLYQGYTVPPFYDSLLGKLIVHDRDRPSAIRRLERALAELSVEGIFTTKPLHQALARDADVKAGRFHTAWLEPWLESHAAGLATAQPPAAVKVAP; encoded by the coding sequence ATGGCGATCAAAAAGCTCCTCATAGCCAACCGCGGCGAGATCGCGGTGCGCATCATCCGCGCAGCGCGCGATCTCGGCATTGCGGCGGTCCAGGTCTACAGCAAGGCCGACAAGGATTCGCTCGCGGTGAGACTAGCCGACGAGTCGGTCGATATCGGTCCGCCGCAGGCGTCAAAATCCTATCTCAACCAGGCAGTCATCCTCGCCGCAGCGCAGGGCTCCGGCGCCGACGCCATTCATCCCGGCTACGGCTTCCTGGCCGAGAATGCCGAGTTCGCGGCCGCGGTCGAAGCGGCAGGATTGATCTTCGTCGGCCCGACCGCGCAATCGATCCGGCTGATGGGCGATAAGGTCGCGGCGCGCGAGGCCGCCGCCTCGGCCGGCGTGCCGACCGTCCCCGGCAGCCAGGGGCGGCTGGAGTCGGCGGAAGCCGCCTTCGCGCTGGTCGAGAAGACCGGGTTCCCTGTCATGATCAAGGCCGCCGCCGGCGGCGGCGGACGCGGCATCCGCATCGCACGCTCCGCCGAGGAGTTTCATCATCTGATGCCGCAGGCGCAGGCTGAGGCGCTAGCGGCCTTCGGCGACGGCGGCCTCTACGTCGAGAAGCTGATCGAGGGCGCGCGGCACATCGAGGTCCAGGTGCTCGGCGATGGACGCGACGTGATCCATTGCTTCGAGCGCGAATGCTCGTTGCAGCGGCGCCGCCAGAAGGTCTGGGAAGAGGCCCCCTCGCCCTCACTCACCCAGGCGGTACGTGAAAAGCTCTGCACGTCCGCCGTGGCGCTGGCCAAGGCAGTCAACTACCGTGGCGCCGGGACGCTGGAATATCTCTACGACGACAGGACCGGCGAATTCTACTTCCTCGAGATGAACACCCGCATCCAGGTCGAGCATCCCGTCACCGAAATGGTCACCGGCATCGACCTCGTGTGCGAGATGATCCGGATCGCCGGCGGTGAGCCCTTGCGCATCCATCAGGACGCGGTGCGCGTCAGCGGCCATTCGATCGAGGTCCGCATCAACGCCGAGGACCCCGCCAGGAATTTCCTGCCCAATCCGGGCACGGTGAGCGCGCTCAACGTGCCCGGCGGTGATGGCGTGCGGTTCGACAGTATGCTCTATCAGGGCTACACGGTGCCTCCGTTCTACGACAGTCTGCTCGGCAAGCTGATCGTGCACGATAGGGATCGGCCGAGCGCCATCAGACGGCTCGAACGCGCGCTTGCCGAGCTCAGCGTCGAGGGCATTTTCACGACAAAGCCCCTGCACCAGGCGCTGGCGCGCGACGCCGACGTCAAGGCCGGACGCTTCCATACGGCTTGGCTCGAACCGTGGCTGGAATCCCATGCCGCCGGCCTTGCCACCGCTCAGCCGCCAGCGGCCGTGAAGGTCGCGCCATGA
- a CDS encoding allophanate hydrolase subunit 1 — MQTRFSFGGDEHIFAEVGEAMSLEAFFKSLFITNAVRDAKIKGVTEICPANASYQVKFDPDQIKPDDLLAELKRLDSASEKSEPVIKTRIIEIPVLYNDPWTHETLMRFRERHQDPNGTDLEYAARINGLDSVDAFIKAHSSAPWFVSMVGFVAGLPFLYQMVERKRQLQAPKYLRPRTDTPKLTVGHGGCFSCIYSVRGAGGYQMFGITPMPIYDPNQNISYLRDFMCLFKPGDIVKWKPIDRAAYDAAVADVDAGRFAPVIRDVSFSLTEFNRDVDAYNAKLDGVLHGR; from the coding sequence ATGCAAACTCGATTTTCCTTCGGCGGCGACGAGCACATTTTCGCCGAGGTCGGCGAAGCGATGTCGCTTGAGGCCTTTTTCAAGAGCCTCTTCATCACCAATGCGGTACGCGACGCCAAGATCAAGGGCGTCACGGAAATCTGTCCGGCAAATGCGTCCTATCAGGTCAAGTTCGATCCGGATCAGATCAAGCCCGACGATCTGCTGGCCGAGCTGAAGCGGCTGGATTCCGCATCCGAGAAATCGGAGCCGGTGATCAAGACGCGGATCATCGAGATTCCCGTGCTCTACAACGATCCCTGGACGCACGAGACGTTGATGCGCTTCCGCGAGCGTCATCAGGATCCGAACGGGACCGATCTCGAATACGCCGCGCGCATCAACGGCCTCGATAGCGTCGACGCCTTCATCAAGGCGCATTCCAGCGCACCCTGGTTCGTCTCGATGGTCGGCTTCGTGGCCGGCCTGCCTTTCCTCTACCAGATGGTCGAGCGCAAGCGGCAGCTTCAGGCGCCGAAATATCTGCGCCCGCGCACCGACACGCCGAAGCTCACCGTCGGACATGGCGGCTGCTTCAGCTGCATCTACTCGGTGCGCGGCGCCGGCGGCTACCAGATGTTCGGCATCACGCCGATGCCGATCTATGATCCCAACCAGAACATCAGCTATTTGCGCGACTTCATGTGCCTGTTCAAGCCGGGCGACATCGTGAAGTGGAAACCGATCGACCGGGCGGCCTATGACGCAGCGGTCGCCGACGTCGACGCCGGCCGCTTTGCGCCCGTGATCCGCGACGTCTCGTTCTCGCTGACCGAGTTCAACCGCGACGTTGATGCCTACAACGCCAAGCTCGATGGAGTTCTCCATGGCCGTTAA
- a CDS encoding biotin-dependent carboxyltransferase family protein — MAVKVLKPGLATTVQDLGRPGYYHIGIPLSGAMDRHALVAANLLVGNDAGAAVLEAVFMGPELEFTADATVAITGAELPPKLDGEPRETWTSFRVKRGQILSFDFLKQGARGYIAVAGGIDVPVVLGSRSTYALGALGGFKGRKLEAGDELSICSAAATGKDGRTVARDLRGQPAGMPTELRAMPGLYWHRITEAAGNGFFSDTWKVAPEADRIGYRFKGGKPLEFVPREPPFGAGSDPSNITDACYPYGSIQVPGGTEPIVLHRDAVSGGGYFMVGTVIAADMDLIGQLQPNTPVKFVKVDMNQALAARKSRSELLAKLHSALA; from the coding sequence ATGGCCGTTAAGGTTTTGAAGCCGGGTCTTGCGACCACCGTCCAGGACCTCGGACGTCCGGGCTATTATCACATCGGCATCCCGCTCTCCGGCGCCATGGACCGTCATGCACTGGTCGCGGCCAATTTGCTGGTCGGCAACGACGCCGGCGCTGCCGTGCTCGAGGCCGTGTTCATGGGACCCGAGCTCGAATTCACCGCGGACGCAACCGTCGCGATCACCGGCGCGGAGCTGCCGCCGAAACTCGACGGCGAGCCGCGCGAAACCTGGACCAGCTTCAGGGTGAAGCGCGGCCAGATCCTCTCCTTCGACTTCCTCAAGCAGGGTGCGCGTGGCTACATCGCGGTCGCCGGCGGCATCGACGTGCCCGTCGTCCTCGGCTCACGCTCGACCTACGCGCTTGGCGCGCTCGGCGGCTTCAAGGGCCGCAAGCTCGAGGCCGGTGACGAGCTGTCAATCTGCAGCGCCGCCGCCACAGGCAAGGACGGACGGACCGTTGCCAGGGATTTGCGCGGGCAACCGGCGGGAATGCCGACGGAACTGCGCGCGATGCCCGGTCTCTACTGGCACCGCATCACCGAGGCGGCCGGCAACGGCTTCTTCTCGGACACCTGGAAGGTGGCGCCGGAGGCGGACCGGATCGGCTACCGCTTCAAAGGCGGCAAGCCGCTCGAATTCGTTCCGCGCGAACCGCCGTTCGGCGCCGGCTCCGACCCGTCCAACATCACCGATGCCTGCTATCCCTATGGCTCGATCCAGGTTCCCGGCGGCACCGAACCCATCGTGCTGCATCGTGACGCAGTCTCCGGCGGCGGCTACTTCATGGTCGGGACCGTGATCGCCGCGGACATGGATCTGATCGGCCAGTTGCAGCCCAACACGCCGGTGAAGTTCGTCAAGGTCGACATGAACCAGGCGCTCGCGGCCCGCAAAAGCCGCTCGGAATTGCTGGCCAAGCTGCACAGCGCGCTGGCGTAG
- a CDS encoding LysR family transcriptional regulator has translation MSVSLKQIRYFVAAAETGRISQAAIDLNVSQSAVTAAIQQLEATVCARLLERAPNGVTVTMEGSRFLSQGRQILAAVAEAVRNTQISAGPLFGTIRIGVTYTVSGYFLPRHQKRFQASFPGITVELFEAPRDVLERALVDGALDLAVMLVSNLRDNAKLTSETLLRSPRRLWLAPEHPLTRAERVHLAEIATYPYVMLTVDEAKHTSMRYWSNASLEPNTIFRTSSVEAVRSMVAGGMGIAILSDLIYRPWSLEGQRIETRVIEDEVPSMDIGLAWRRDTKPSEAAMAFRDFMRFAVAGVGPARPPVSMDHRHQAEEAIEI, from the coding sequence ATGTCCGTTTCTCTGAAACAGATCCGCTACTTCGTCGCCGCCGCCGAAACCGGGCGCATCAGCCAGGCGGCGATCGACCTCAACGTCTCGCAATCCGCGGTCACTGCGGCCATTCAGCAGCTCGAAGCGACCGTCTGCGCCCGCCTCCTGGAGCGCGCGCCGAACGGCGTGACCGTCACCATGGAAGGCAGCCGCTTCCTGTCGCAGGGCCGTCAGATCCTCGCCGCCGTCGCCGAAGCGGTGCGGAACACGCAGATATCAGCGGGACCGCTGTTCGGGACGATCCGCATCGGCGTCACCTATACCGTGTCGGGCTATTTCCTGCCGCGTCACCAGAAGCGCTTCCAGGCGAGCTTTCCCGGTATCACGGTCGAGCTGTTCGAGGCCCCGCGTGACGTGCTCGAACGCGCGCTCGTCGACGGCGCGCTCGATCTCGCGGTGATGCTGGTTTCGAACCTGCGCGACAACGCCAAGCTCACCAGCGAGACGCTGCTGCGATCGCCGCGCCGCCTGTGGCTTGCGCCCGAGCATCCGCTGACCCGTGCCGAGCGGGTCCATCTCGCTGAGATCGCCACCTATCCTTACGTCATGCTCACCGTCGACGAGGCCAAGCACACCTCGATGCGCTACTGGAGCAACGCTTCGCTCGAACCGAACACGATCTTCCGCACCTCCTCGGTCGAAGCCGTGCGTTCAATGGTCGCGGGCGGCATGGGCATCGCCATTCTCTCCGACCTGATCTACCGGCCCTGGTCGCTGGAGGGACAGCGGATCGAGACCCGCGTCATCGAGGACGAGGTGCCCAGCATGGATATCGGTCTTGCCTGGCGGCGCGACACCAAGCCGTCGGAAGCCGCCATGGCGTTCCGCGATTTCATGCGCTTTGCGGTGGCAGGCGTCGGGCCGGCCCGGCCCCCGGTCAGCATGGATCACCGGCACCAGGCCGAGGAGGCGATCGAAATCTAG
- a CDS encoding helix-turn-helix domain-containing protein: MQVTYTTNDIPLQTRRHYWQQVVSKTYYSLDLRFPSTRDFNARLGAWSMGPLSVSRNIANGLLYKRHERHLLSEREESFLITVPELAEIRFEQDGKVVHCRPGAFLIERSHLPYEFSHQDPTALWCLKIPSAVLRARISRPERLATLQFDASRSVGALFVDTLRLSSERIEEMDETARAMMGKHLIELLAMAIESDDRVLTGHSSSVRNGHLLRCEQFIRARLDDMRLTPQMVADGCGISLRYLHQIFEGEGLTVCAYIRNQRLAMCDALLRDASCRKSISEIAYQWGFADQAQFSRNYRGRFGCTPSEARATSRAANA, from the coding sequence ATGCAAGTCACCTACACGACCAATGACATCCCGTTGCAGACCCGCCGCCATTACTGGCAGCAGGTCGTCTCGAAGACCTATTACTCGCTCGACCTGCGCTTCCCGAGCACGCGCGACTTTAATGCGCGCCTTGGCGCCTGGTCGATGGGCCCTCTCTCGGTGTCCCGCAATATTGCAAATGGCCTGCTTTACAAGCGGCATGAGCGGCATTTGCTGAGCGAGCGGGAGGAATCCTTCCTGATCACGGTGCCCGAGCTCGCCGAAATTCGCTTCGAGCAGGATGGCAAGGTGGTGCACTGCCGGCCGGGCGCGTTCCTGATCGAGCGCAGCCACCTGCCCTACGAATTCAGCCATCAGGATCCAACGGCGCTGTGGTGTCTGAAGATCCCGAGCGCGGTGCTGCGCGCCCGCATTTCGCGGCCCGAGCGCCTCGCCACGCTGCAATTCGACGCAAGCCGCAGCGTCGGCGCGCTGTTCGTCGACACGCTGCGCCTCTCAAGTGAGCGGATCGAGGAAATGGACGAGACGGCGCGCGCGATGATGGGCAAGCACCTCATCGAATTGCTTGCGATGGCCATCGAATCCGACGACCGCGTGCTGACCGGCCACTCGTCCTCGGTGCGCAACGGCCATCTGCTGCGCTGCGAGCAGTTCATCCGTGCCCGCCTCGACGACATGCGGCTCACGCCGCAGATGGTCGCCGACGGCTGCGGCATTTCGCTGCGCTATCTGCACCAGATCTTCGAGGGCGAGGGTCTGACCGTCTGCGCCTACATCCGCAACCAGCGGCTAGCGATGTGCGACGCCTTGCTGCGCGATGCGAGCTGCCGCAAGAGCATCTCGGAAATCGCCTACCAATGGGGCTTTGCCGACCAGGCGCAATTCAGCCGCAACTATCGCGGCCGGTTCGGCTGCACCCCGAGCGAGGCGCGCGCCACCTCGCGCGCCGCCAACGCCTGA
- a CDS encoding hydantoinase/oxoprolinase family protein — MQDLRVAVDVGGTFTDICIMDETTGLIRIEKTSSTRDPIEGIMGGVSKAGIDLARVALFSHGTTVATNALITRRLPRTAVVTTKGFRDVIEIRRANKEDLWDTYKDVVPPYVPRRDRLTVPERVDADGKVIEPLDVEAARDVARILKRRGVAAVAVCFMNAYLNGANERAMRDILLAEMPDIPVSISSQVLPEIFEHERFSTTVANAVVSPVVVNYTSRLGERLAHEGYTRDLLLLHTGGGVMTPASVKDFAARLAGSGIAAGAIASRYIAGLCGFPNSIGLDMGGTSTDVSLAYEGRSRVTKDWHIEFGYPIRFASIEVLTIGAGGGSLAWTDPAGSLRNGPQSAGAHPGPACYGNGNTQPTNTDANVTLGRLGTDLAGGKVKLDPELARKAVESGVAKPFGLGLHEAADAIVKVANANMSDAVRLISISRGYDPRDFALVAFGGAGALHGVDVARELSIPVVIVPPNPGVTSALGCLLVDMQHDFSQSCMVDAADADADEIEAQFAEIEKAALARLAHEGVAQQDIVLQRSIDMMYRGQWRSLAVNAPQPIGAIADLVQSFHAEHQREYNFRRDSAPVSFFRLNLKAVGVVPKAEFAVHQPTGASPEPIGRRRVWFEGSGLDTPVYQRDDLPCGFSFQGPAIIEQLDATTVVPPGASAEVDKYLNIIIRVKE, encoded by the coding sequence GTGCAGGACCTTCGTGTGGCTGTCGATGTCGGGGGCACGTTCACCGACATCTGCATTATGGACGAGACGACCGGTCTCATCCGCATCGAGAAGACCTCCTCCACGCGCGATCCGATCGAAGGCATCATGGGCGGCGTGTCCAAGGCCGGCATCGATCTTGCCAGGGTGGCGCTGTTCTCGCACGGCACGACAGTTGCCACCAACGCGCTGATCACCCGCCGCCTGCCCCGCACCGCCGTGGTCACGACCAAGGGTTTCCGCGACGTCATCGAGATCAGGCGCGCCAACAAGGAAGACCTCTGGGACACCTACAAGGACGTTGTCCCGCCCTATGTGCCGCGGCGCGATCGCCTGACCGTGCCCGAGCGCGTCGATGCCGACGGCAAGGTGATCGAACCGCTCGACGTCGAGGCCGCGCGCGACGTCGCCCGCATCCTCAAGCGTCGCGGCGTCGCCGCGGTCGCGGTCTGCTTCATGAACGCCTATCTTAACGGCGCCAATGAGCGCGCGATGCGCGACATCCTGCTGGCGGAGATGCCCGACATCCCGGTGTCGATCTCCTCGCAGGTGCTTCCCGAGATCTTCGAGCACGAGCGGTTCTCGACGACGGTCGCCAACGCCGTCGTGAGCCCGGTCGTCGTCAACTATACGAGCCGGCTCGGCGAACGCCTGGCGCACGAGGGCTACACCCGCGATCTTCTGCTGCTGCACACCGGCGGCGGGGTGATGACGCCGGCGAGCGTCAAGGACTTCGCGGCGCGCCTCGCCGGCTCCGGCATCGCCGCCGGCGCCATCGCCAGCCGCTATATCGCCGGCCTGTGCGGCTTTCCCAACTCGATCGGCCTCGACATGGGCGGCACGTCCACCGACGTGTCGCTCGCCTATGAGGGCCGCTCACGCGTCACCAAGGACTGGCACATCGAATTCGGCTATCCGATCCGCTTCGCCTCGATCGAGGTGCTCACCATCGGCGCCGGCGGCGGCTCGCTGGCCTGGACCGACCCGGCCGGCTCCCTGCGCAACGGCCCGCAATCGGCCGGCGCCCATCCGGGACCGGCCTGCTACGGCAACGGCAACACCCAGCCGACCAACACCGACGCCAATGTGACGCTGGGCCGGCTCGGCACCGACCTCGCCGGCGGCAAGGTGAAGCTCGACCCCGAGCTGGCGCGGAAAGCCGTCGAGAGCGGCGTCGCCAAGCCGTTCGGCCTCGGCCTGCACGAGGCCGCAGACGCGATCGTCAAGGTCGCCAATGCCAACATGTCGGATGCGGTGCGGCTGATCTCGATCAGTCGCGGCTACGATCCACGCGACTTTGCGCTGGTGGCGTTCGGCGGCGCCGGCGCCCTGCATGGCGTCGACGTCGCGCGCGAGCTATCGATTCCCGTCGTGATCGTGCCGCCCAATCCCGGCGTGACCTCCGCGCTCGGATGCCTGCTCGTCGACATGCAGCACGATTTCTCGCAGAGCTGCATGGTCGACGCGGCCGACGCCGATGCCGACGAGATCGAAGCGCAGTTCGCCGAGATTGAGAAAGCCGCGCTCGCGCGGCTCGCCCATGAGGGCGTCGCGCAGCAGGACATCGTGCTGCAGCGGTCGATCGACATGATGTATCGCGGCCAGTGGCGTTCGCTCGCGGTGAACGCGCCGCAGCCGATCGGCGCGATCGCCGACCTGGTGCAAAGCTTCCACGCCGAGCACCAGCGCGAATACAATTTCCGCCGCGACAGCGCGCCGGTCAGCTTCTTCCGTCTCAATCTGAAGGCAGTCGGCGTGGTTCCCAAGGCCGAATTTGCCGTTCACCAGCCGACCGGCGCTAGCCCCGAGCCGATTGGCCGCCGCAGGGTCTGGTTCGAGGGCAGCGGGCTCGATACGCCCGTCTATCAGCGCGACGACCTGCCCTGCGGCTTCTCCTTTCAAGGCCCCGCAATCATCGAGCAGCTCGATGCGACGACCGTCGTGCCGCCGGGTGCCAGCGCCGAGGTCGACAAATATCTCAACATCATCATCCGCGTGAAGGAGTGA
- a CDS encoding hydantoinase B/oxoprolinase family protein, translating to MAGALPLDPVTFEVLKNSFITSVDQMGEQVLRTCYSFVIYNRDFSSALHDANGECAAQGNQDIAVHVGTLHFTCKDVMRHFDGDMHEGDVFAINDPYAGGTHFSDVRLIRPIFADGKIIAFSQSNGHWSDVGGSVPGSFDVAAREMFREGLRITPVRLFDKNGLRKDVAHLIASNTRDPASIIGDIQAQAEATAVCEREILRLVGKYGRDTVETGLAAVQDYVERSARQRIAALPDGEWETVDYIDRDPAGGEGMIPIRIKMTIKGDRAIYDFTGSHPTIGSIYNSAFGATFSAVAAGMKTFFPDLPLNSGFYRCFEIIAPEGSIVDAKWPIAVTGFLMPFEKIMNSIYEMWSKLMPKRALACAFNLEYLLTGGLDARSADKPIFMFYDWLPGGWGGRNGKDGSNVTTACFGTGLMSQPVEGQERANPILTTECEILTDSPGPGKWRGGAGVVKTSRMLQAEKTVISYICDRERAIVWGIEGGLPSMPHGLTLKRAGSAAEERLGSIFSDVPIGEGDVFSRPTAGGGGFGDPLERDPNLVIEDIKDDYVSVERAAKDYGVVVHTIDAELCNYEIDKVATAALRAKIRSERVANARLDPEMVAQRYRSGEINAFDVIRSHAVILDWGTGALLPESTRQFREAFERRSVAMWKAG from the coding sequence ATGGCCGGAGCTCTCCCGCTCGACCCCGTAACCTTCGAGGTTCTGAAGAATTCCTTCATCACCAGCGTCGACCAGATGGGCGAGCAGGTGCTGCGGACCTGCTACTCCTTCGTCATCTACAACCGCGACTTCTCGAGCGCGTTGCACGACGCCAACGGCGAATGCGCGGCGCAAGGCAACCAGGATATCGCCGTCCACGTCGGCACGCTGCATTTCACCTGCAAGGACGTGATGCGCCATTTCGACGGCGACATGCATGAGGGCGACGTCTTCGCGATCAACGATCCCTATGCCGGCGGCACGCATTTTTCCGACGTGCGGCTGATCCGTCCGATCTTCGCCGACGGCAAGATAATCGCGTTCAGCCAGTCCAACGGGCACTGGTCGGACGTCGGCGGCAGCGTGCCGGGGTCGTTCGACGTCGCCGCCCGCGAGATGTTCCGCGAGGGCCTGCGCATCACGCCGGTCCGCCTGTTCGACAAGAACGGCTTGCGCAAGGACGTCGCGCATCTGATCGCCTCCAACACCCGCGACCCGGCCTCGATCATTGGCGACATCCAGGCGCAGGCCGAGGCAACCGCGGTCTGCGAACGTGAGATCCTGCGTCTGGTCGGCAAATACGGCCGCGATACCGTCGAGACCGGGCTTGCCGCCGTGCAGGACTATGTCGAGCGCTCGGCACGTCAGCGCATCGCAGCGCTGCCCGACGGCGAATGGGAAACGGTCGACTACATCGACCGCGATCCGGCCGGTGGCGAAGGCATGATCCCGATCCGCATCAAGATGACAATCAAGGGCGACCGCGCGATCTACGACTTCACCGGCAGCCATCCGACCATCGGCTCGATCTACAATTCGGCGTTTGGCGCGACCTTTTCCGCGGTCGCCGCCGGCATGAAGACATTCTTCCCTGACCTGCCACTCAATTCCGGCTTCTACCGCTGCTTCGAGATCATCGCCCCCGAAGGATCGATCGTCGATGCCAAATGGCCGATCGCGGTCACCGGCTTCCTGATGCCGTTCGAGAAGATCATGAACTCGATCTACGAAATGTGGTCGAAGCTGATGCCGAAACGCGCCCTCGCCTGCGCCTTCAATCTCGAATACCTGCTCACCGGCGGTCTCGACGCCCGCAGCGCCGACAAGCCGATCTTCATGTTCTACGACTGGCTGCCCGGCGGCTGGGGCGGCCGCAACGGCAAGGACGGCAGCAATGTCACGACCGCGTGCTTCGGCACTGGGCTGATGTCGCAGCCGGTCGAAGGCCAGGAGCGCGCCAACCCGATCCTGACCACCGAATGCGAGATACTCACGGACTCGCCCGGCCCCGGCAAATGGCGCGGTGGCGCCGGCGTGGTGAAGACGTCGCGGATGCTGCAGGCCGAGAAGACCGTGATCTCCTATATCTGCGACCGCGAGCGCGCCATCGTGTGGGGCATCGAGGGCGGCCTGCCATCGATGCCGCACGGCCTGACCTTGAAGCGCGCCGGCAGCGCCGCCGAGGAGCGATTGGGCTCGATCTTCTCGGACGTGCCGATCGGCGAAGGTGACGTCTTTTCGCGTCCGACCGCCGGCGGCGGCGGGTTCGGCGATCCGCTGGAGCGCGATCCGAACCTCGTGATCGAGGACATCAAGGACGACTATGTCTCGGTCGAGCGTGCCGCCAAGGATTATGGCGTCGTGGTGCACACCATCGACGCCGAGCTCTGCAACTACGAAATCGACAAGGTCGCGACCGCGGCGCTCCGTGCCAAGATCCGCTCCGAGCGCGTCGCCAATGCCCGTCTCGATCCGGAGATGGTGGCGCAGCGCTACCGCAGCGGAGAGATCAACGCGTTCGATGTGATCCGCAGCCACGCGGTCATCCTCGACTGGGGCACCGGCGCGCTGCTTCCCGAATCCACCCGCCAATTCCGCGAAGCATTCGAGCGTCGCTCGGTCGCGATGTGGAAAGCGGGCTGA